In Desulfopila inferna, a single window of DNA contains:
- a CDS encoding TusE/DsrC/DsvC family sulfur relay protein codes for MPTLEHKGSSFTVDEDGFLLKGMDEFNEDWVDYVKGVEGISELTEEHQKVIDALQEYYKKNGIAPMVRILSKTTGFPLKRIYELFPSGPGKGACKMAGLPKPTGCV; via the coding sequence ATGCCAACATTAGAACACAAAGGATCAAGTTTCACAGTAGATGAAGATGGTTTCCTGCTCAAAGGAATGGATGAATTCAATGAAGATTGGGTTGATTACGTCAAAGGCGTGGAAGGTATCTCCGAGCTCACCGAAGAGCATCAGAAGGTGATCGACGCTCTGCAGGAATACTACAAGAAGAACGGCATCGCTCCTATGGTTCGTATTCTTTCCAAAACCACCGGCTTCCCGCTGAAGAGAATCTATGAGCTGTTCCCCTCGGGACCAGGAAAGGGAGCCTGTAAAATGGCTGGTCTTCCTAAGCCTACCGGTTGTGTATAA